GTTCTTAAGCACGCCTCCAATGTTCCTCAGTGTGCTTTGGCTATTGAAAAAATATTTATAGATGCGGGGTTTCCTGCGAATGTATTCAGAACACTGCTTATCGGGGCAAGTCAGGTTGAAACTGTTTTGGATCACGAATCCGTGTTTGCAGTAAGCCTCACCGGAAGTGCTGCTGCCGGGCGGAAAGTGGCTTCTGCCGCTGGAGCAAGACTTAAAAAATCAGTTATGGAGTTAGGGGGAAGTGATCCTCTGGTAGTGCTTGCCGATGCCGATATTGAAGAAGCCGCTGAAGTTGCAGCCAAATCAAGGTGCCGTAACACTGGACAAACCTGTATTTCTGCAAAACGGTTTATCGTAATGGATGAAGTTTACGATGAATTTGTATCCGGTATTACCAAGTGTATGTCCAAACTGGTAATGGGTGATCCGTTTGACTCTAAAACGGATATGGGGCCAATGGCATCAGGGAATTTGCGTGTAGAGTTGCAGAGCCAGGTTGATCGCTGTGTTGAAGCTGGCGGAAAAATTTTAACCGGCGGGAGTATTCCAAAACGTACAGGTTATTATTATCCGCCAACGATAATTACTGATATCCCATCAAGCGCCGACGTTTGCAAAGAGGAATTGTTCGGACCGGTAGCTCTGGTTTTTCGCGTGCATTCTGTCGACGAAGCGGTGGCAGTTGCAAACGATACTCCATTCGGCCTTGGCGGGTCAGTCTGGTCTAAGGATAAGGACGTGGCGGCAAAGGTTGCGGCCCGTATCAGAACCGGTTGTGTCTATATCAACAGCCTTGTCCGCAGTAACATGCATTTGCCGTTTGGCGGAATAGGTAGTTCAGGCTATGGACGTGAACTCGGAAGCTACGGAATCCGCGAATTTGTTAATGTGAAACCTGTTTGTATCGGCTGAGTTTAGATTCGTTTCTTTCTGGATAAATGAAATCGGTTTGATTTCAATATACAAATTCAAAATCAAAAAGCCCCTGACCAAGTCAGGGGCTTTTCTCACCTAAAGCATCTACATCAACGAAAATTGACAATATAATCTATCA
This sequence is a window from Desulfovibrio sp. UCD-KL4C. Protein-coding genes within it:
- a CDS encoding NAD-dependent succinate-semialdehyde dehydrogenase; this translates as MSIQSLNPATEEVVASFNPLSEGDLQNVLNSTAESWTGWKSKSFSERAGLLKKAAEQLRAQSEELAEIMAIEMGKPIRMGKEEALKCAAVCDYYADEGESMLAPIPVDGVGSKASVTFEPLGTVLTVMPWNFPFWQVFRIAAPSLMAGNTVVLKHASNVPQCALAIEKIFIDAGFPANVFRTLLIGASQVETVLDHESVFAVSLTGSAAAGRKVASAAGARLKKSVMELGGSDPLVVLADADIEEAAEVAAKSRCRNTGQTCISAKRFIVMDEVYDEFVSGITKCMSKLVMGDPFDSKTDMGPMASGNLRVELQSQVDRCVEAGGKILTGGSIPKRTGYYYPPTIITDIPSSADVCKEELFGPVALVFRVHSVDEAVAVANDTPFGLGGSVWSKDKDVAAKVAARIRTGCVYINSLVRSNMHLPFGGIGSSGYGRELGSYGIREFVNVKPVCIG